Proteins found in one Pseudochaenichthys georgianus chromosome 13, fPseGeo1.2, whole genome shotgun sequence genomic segment:
- the kcnj1a.1 gene encoding ATP-sensitive inward rectifier potassium channel 1a.1 — translation MFGSLNKYINGCLARRKIHRNRLVTKDGRCNIEYGNIKYSNHLSLMADFWTTFVEIRWRFVLLIFIASFTLSWFLFGLLWYWIARSNGDLPWQNPKLDHPPCIENILGLTTAFLYSLETQTTIGYGGRSLTHNCPGAVALLIIQSLLGAIINCFMCGLILSKISLPKKRAKTISFSDMAVISIKNGSLCLSMRVANLRKTLMIGSQIYGKLLRTTNSPDGETIIMDQVNIDFIVDAGKDNLFFVCPLMLYHMIDKSSPFFEMAVDTLHKQDFELVVFLDGTAESTSSACQVRTSFIPQEIMWGYKFLPIISRNKEGKYRVDFSNFSKVVPVATAHCAYCYHNIKGHHHHSRDGHDNQGFDVINIDDPPSVTKM, via the coding sequence ATGTTCGGATCTCTGAACAAATATATCAATGGCTGCTTGGCGAGGCGAAAAATCCACAGGAACAGACTAGTGACCAAAGACGGTCGCTGCAACATTGAATATGGAAACATCAAGTACAGCAACCACTTATCCTTAATGGCTGACTTCTGGACCACCTTTGTTGAGATCAGGTGGCGTTTTGTCCTCCTGATTTTCATCGCCTCGTTCACCCTCAGCTGGTTCCTTTTCGGCCTGCTGTGGTACTGGATAGCCCGCAGTAATGGAGATCTACCGTGGCAAAACCCCAAACTAGACCACCCTCCATGTATTGAAAATATTTTAGGACTGACCACAGCGTTCCTCTACTCCCTAGAAACCCAGACAACCATTGGGTATGGAGGCCGATCGCTCACCCATAACTGCCCAGGTGCTGTGGCCCTTCTTATCATCCAGTCCCTCCTTGGAGCCATTATTAACTGCTTCATGTGTGGACTGATCCTGTCCAAAATCTCTTTACCCAAAAAGCGAGCAAAGACCATCTCATTCAGTGACATGGCCGTCATCAGCATCAAAAATGGTTCTCTTTGCCTGTCAATGAGAGTGGCCAACCTGCGCAAGACCCTAATGATTGGAAGCCAGATCTACGGCAAGCTGCTGAGGACAACAAACTCACCTGACGGGGAGACAATCATCATGGACCAGGTGAACATCGACTTCATAGTGGACGCCGGGAAGGACAACCTCTTCTTTGTGTGTCCCCTCATGCTCTACCACATGATTGACAAGAGCAGCCCATTCTTCGAGATGGCGGTGGACACGCTCCATAAACAAGATTTTGAGCTAGTAGTCTTCCTAGACGGCACAGCAGAGTCCACAAGCTCTGCCTGCCAAGTTCGGACCTCGTTTATTCCTCAGGAGATCATGTGGGGCTACAAATTCCTACCTATCATCTCCAGAAACAAGGAGGGCAAGTACAGAGTAGATTTCTCCAACTTTTCCAAGGTGGTGCCAGTGGCCACCGCACACTGTGCCTACTGTTACCACAACATCAAGGGTCATCATCACCACTCCAGAGATGGACATGACAACCAGGGCTTTGATGTGATCAATATCGATGATCCCCCCAGTGTCACTAAGATGTGA